A genomic region of Papaver somniferum cultivar HN1 chromosome 7, ASM357369v1, whole genome shotgun sequence contains the following coding sequences:
- the LOC113299880 gene encoding uncharacterized protein LOC113299880, whose translation MHVKEEIEERLISLIELLTGGISKTKKYTLLKKFEENDCERITWLMELFTRYSKNVGAVANHPKSKQLISSELYKEKLQNGFSTLQSIAVILGYLWLPEMKAKIESELSRHQIEKKHVLDVLSAYRDNTGNAGGSESTKTVIEEYIARLEENCHQSMELGAQENSGQRMELDVPRKPDLGKIQAIRRCTYAQENSGQSMELDVPEKPDQGELEDVHSKRRRTGIDILDS comes from the exons ATGCatgttaaagaagaaattgaagaacgtCTTATATCGCTAATCGAATTGTTAACTG GTGGCATTAGCAAGACGAAAAAATATACATTGTTAAAAAAGTTTGAGGAGAATGATTGTGAAAGAATCACTTGGCTTATGGAGCTCTTCACACG ATATTCCAAAAATGTTGGCGCAGTGGCGAATCATCCCAAAAGCAAACAG CTGATCTCGTCTGAGCTCTACAAGGAAAAATTGCAAAATGGATTCTCCACGCTTCAG TCGATTGCTGTTATTCTTGGTTATCTTTGGTTGCCCGA GATGAAGGCTAAGATTGAAAGTGAATTGTCTCGTCACCAGATAGAGAAGAAACATGTGCTGGATGTTCTCTCA GCATATCGTGACAACACTGGCAACGCGGGTGGATCAGAAAGTACGAAGACGGTGATCGAGGAATACATCGCTCGCCTTGAG GAAAATTGTCACCAGAGTATGGAGCTGGGTGCACAGGAAAATTCTGGCCAGAGGATGGAGCTGGATGTACCGAGAAAGCCTGACCTGGGGAAAATACAAGCAATACGCAGATGCACATATGCACAG GAAAATTCTGGCCAGAGTATGGAGCTGGATGTACCGGAAAAGCCTGACCAGGGGGAACTGGAGGATGTACATAGCAAGCGGCGACGGACTGGCATCGATATACTCGATAGTTAA